In Pseudoliparis swirei isolate HS2019 ecotype Mariana Trench chromosome 22, NWPU_hadal_v1, whole genome shotgun sequence, the DNA window cacacggagcacaTGGCTGCATGGGTTTAAAAGCGCCGTCCAATAGGAGGATGGAAGTGTCATCGCAGGACTGTGTGCGCCTGCGCAGCCCCTCCTCCGATGCAGCaagcctgtgtttgtgtgtgtggggggagggtatgcacacaaacacaaacacacacgcacacacactaatgtaaCAGGAAAAAAGAGCGGTGATCACAATGGAGTGAGCGTTACGgaaggggaagagggaagaggagagcttCCTGGTTATGTTCTGACCGAGGTAAGATGAGTTCTGAGATGTTCTATCTTTGTCCACAAGTTTAAAGGGACGAGAAGGAACcggaatattatattttatatgatgTGTCAGCATTAATTaagatatatacactaccgttcaaaagtttggggtcatccagacaatttcgtatcttccatgaaaactcacttttatttatcaaatgaattgaaaattgaatagaaaatatagtcaagacattgacaaggctcgaaataatgattcatatttgaagtattaattttgttcttcaaacttcaagctcaaaggaaggccagttgtatagcttatatcaccagcataactgttttcagctgtgctaacataattgcacaagcgttttctaatcagacattagtcttctaaggcgattagcaaacacaatgtaccattagaacactggagtgatagttgatggaaatgggcctctatacacctctggagatatttcattagaaaccagacgtttccacctagaatagtcatttaccacattaacaatgtatattgtgtatttttgattaatgttatctttattgaaaaaagtgcttttctttgaaaaataaagacatttctaagtgaccccaaacttttgaacggtagtgtaacagTGATGACtgatttttgtgtttgtttgttgacactgTCTCCGATTCAAGGACCTTTTTCTGTTGGCAACAATATGCAAAAGTCGCAATAGTGTAAATTAGTTTACTATTTCTATATCGTTTTAATGACAAGTCCTTCTTAATGACAGTGGTGATGTAGATTTATTGCACAGCGTCACAATATTGTCCCTTTTTATGTCACAACCACATGGAGCTTTGTATAAGGgagcagtgtgtcagtgtgtgaaaggTCAGGCCGACCCAAAGAGCACATGAGGCAGGGATGGAGTTAGAGGCAGAGAAAGGGGAGACCGGGAAGGTCAATCCCAGCCCCATGGGGACATGCGTTTGTTCTCAGTGACAGCTGTGTGACGTTCAGCTCTGCTCATTCACTGACAactgaatattttttaaatatatttttgggcTTGTTTATGTCCAGACTGCAATGTCCCTAGGCCTACAACTATTTGGTGGATTGCTGTAACACTAAACTGCTCCACACACCCATGCCACTCTCAAAATGTACATCTCAGCCGACGCTTTCATTGTGTCAGAATTAGCATTAGTTTGGTTTGTGACTAAATGCCGACACAACTGGAgtgacattcccatcagcctcggCTGTAACTCACTTTTAGTGCTGAAACGCAAACGTTAGCCTGGTAAACATTACTGAAATAAAAACCAGCATTTCAACTTTGTCATTGAGAGCATGTTAGCTAAAAGCTGGTGTTAGCTAAAAGCTAAGACTCACAGGAGTCTCTTGTGAGTAGATTATTCGTCTTGGCTATGacccacacacattacaccaatCCCAAACAACTCCAGTTCCACTTTTTAAGGCTAGTAGTTACATTTTGAGTGGATGCTACTTTAGCCAGTGTTCTTTCCATTTGTTATTAAAGAGGCCGTAACACTCAAGAGCGCTTTGAAAAAAGTATTCATCCAACGTAGTCTCTCTCTTTAAGGTACATCATCTCTAATACGGAATAAATTTACATTTATGTACACAACATAGAGTTGTCGATGGAAATAAAAAGCTCATattccatttaataaaaaaaaaaccatttgcttcaattaaaaaaaaacatgcaattaTCTACACTTCTTTTCTAGATGTTGGTGAAGTTAATGCAACCATCTTATCTTGTATTTCAGATTGCGCACGTCGACATTTCCCGAGTGACCTCATTCCGGCCGCCATCATGTCGCTGCTGACTCACGTCCTGGCGTGCCTCTTCGGCATGGGCTCCTGGGTGGCCATCAACGGGATGTGGGTGGAGCTTCCCCTGATCGTACCGGAGACCCCAGAGGGCTGGTATCTGCCGTCGTACCTCACGGTCATCATCCAGATGGCCAACGTAGGTCCCCTGGTCATCACCCTGATGCACCGCTTCCGCCCCGGGGTGCTCAGTGAGCGGCTGGTCATCTACTCCATTGTGGCTCTGGGCATCGTTGCCACGTTCCTGCTGGCTTTCTTCTGGAGGCACACGGTGACGATCGAGGGCTCGTTGCACAGCGCGCCCCTGCTGGCGTTGAGCTTCCTGCTCTCCGTGGTGGACTGCACCTCCTCGGTTACATTTCTGCCTTTCATGATGCAGCTGCGCCCGCAGTACCTCACCACGTACTTCGTCGGCGAGGGCCTCAGCGGTCTGGTGCCCGCACTGGTCGCTCTGATTCAAGGCGTTGGCGTCGTCCACTGTCGGAACGCCACGTCGGCCGACGCCGCCGCCGGCGAAATAGCCTTCAACGCTACTATTGGCAGCGGAGAGCTACAAGCTGTCTACCAGCCAGCTACATTCTCGGCCCAGGTCTTCTTCGTGTTCCTCAGCGCCATGATGGCTGCGTGCCTCGTGGCCTTCGTCCTGCTCAACCATCACCCGGCTGTGGCTCGAGAGAGGAAGAACGACTTGTACTTCAGTGGCGATCTGGCCtctgggaagagagaggaaggtcTGTCCATGCACGCCCAGACGCCGGAGCAGAAGCCCATGATCAGCCCACTGGGAGCCGGTAGGAGCTCCTTCGGGAGGGGGACGTATAGCAATCTGGAGGCGCTGTTCATCTTTGTTGTGCTGGCCTGGGTCAATGCTCTGACCAACGCAGTGCTGCCCTCAGTCCAGTCCTACTCCTGTCTGCCCTACGGGAACAAGGCCTACCATCTCGCTGCCACCGTGGCTGCTGTTGCCAACCCGGTGGCCTGCTTCATCGCCATGTTTGTGCCCATTCGGTACGTATGATTATCGGAACCATGTCTTATAAAGATTCTCGGTCTCCTCCAAACTCCTACAGGTGACTTGAAATGGTCGGTTTAAACTGAAATCATTGACACACTCGCATCTGTGCGTTGAGTGTAACAGAAAATGCTTATAAAATACATCCATTGTGTTTCCAGGTCTCTCATCTTGATGGGTTTCTTGGCCATGGTCGGGACTGGATTCGGGGCCTACATCATGGCCATGGCTGCCCTTAGTCCCTGCCCCCTTTTAGTCCACAGTGACTCTGGAACTGCAGTCATAGTAAGACTTCTTTCTTTCATGGattttaacattaaaatgttttatttagacAATGCAAAATGCCATTTAATAGCAGTTTAGTTTTTGACTGTTCAGTTTTGTGGGATTGGCAGGTCTTAAAATGTAGTTGTCAAGTGCATCTCCGACCTGACAAACCATGTGTGTCCCAACTTCAGGAACACCGATCCGTGTGTACGTTAGCTCGTGCTCTTGTATTATCACTGTCGCCCCTTTGCGAGCGATGAGTTTTCTCAGCGTGATAAAACTTGAAGAAACATCACGCTGCTATGTAACTGCTAAAAAAAGTCAACGGGCTCACACACTCTTTCAAGACAAAGGTTTATAGTTGAGAAAGACGAGCTTAAAAATACAGTGAGAAAGAAAAGGCCTAAGACAgtgggaaagagaaagaaagggcaAAGCGTCCTGTGAAGCAACAGGTGCTTCCAAATGTGAGGTCAAcatcattaaaacaaattattttaaagttttagaGCCCCTGAGTTGGACACTAGGACACTTTGCGTATTTTAATCTGAATAACAAGGACCGAGAGTCAGATAGTTGTTATGGATAACATCTCTTTCTGTGATGCAGGTGCTGGCCTGGGTCCTGTTTGTCCTCTGCCTGTCCTACGTGAAGGTCATCATCGGGGTGATTCTGAGGGACGAGGGCCACAGTGCCCTCGTGTGGTGCGGAGCAGTGGTGCAGCTGGGCTCCATGGTTGGGGCTGTGTCCATGTTCCCATTGGTCAGCGTTTATGGACTTTTCAGGTCAGGTGACGCCTGCAACACCAAGTGTCCAATGTA includes these proteins:
- the LOC130213011 gene encoding riboflavin transporter 2-like, giving the protein MSLLTHVLACLFGMGSWVAINGMWVELPLIVPETPEGWYLPSYLTVIIQMANVGPLVITLMHRFRPGVLSERLVIYSIVALGIVATFLLAFFWRHTVTIEGSLHSAPLLALSFLLSVVDCTSSVTFLPFMMQLRPQYLTTYFVGEGLSGLVPALVALIQGVGVVHCRNATSADAAAGEIAFNATIGSGELQAVYQPATFSAQVFFVFLSAMMAACLVAFVLLNHHPAVARERKNDLYFSGDLASGKREEGLSMHAQTPEQKPMISPLGAGRSSFGRGTYSNLEALFIFVVLAWVNALTNAVLPSVQSYSCLPYGNKAYHLAATVAAVANPVACFIAMFVPIRSLILMGFLAMVGTGFGAYIMAMAALSPCPLLVHSDSGTAVIVLAWVLFVLCLSYVKVIIGVILRDEGHSALVWCGAVVQLGSMVGAVSMFPLVSVYGLFRSGDACNTKCPM